The Candidatus Binatia bacterium genome window below encodes:
- a CDS encoding Na+/H+ antiporter: MIETAVELTTALFCIVVLLGVLARRVAFPFPILLVLAGVGLGLLPLMPKVTIDPDLIFVIVLPPLLYSAAVAMPWHEFRANLWPIISLAVGLVLATTAAVAFVAHALVPGLPLAAAATLGAIVSPTDAISATAIARRLRIPHRVLTILEGESLVNDASGLVAYQIAVAATVTGIFTWQGVGLEFAVVGVGGIVIGLAMGWLIAQALRFVEESASEITVSLVTPYIVFLSAEQAQASGVLAVVATGIYLRSRRTEIFSPDGRVEHAAIWDVIEYLINGLVFLLIGLQLKSVVEGLPAWPLEDILLYVLAISAVVLGVRILWVFPASRATRLVRTRLGGQDPGLSWQSQLIISWAGMRGVISLAAALALPATIHHGAPFPDRSVIVFLTFSVILTTLILNGLTLPLLIRRLGASPDEIEEESEMRARVTIMRSAVEELDRRAADGALPLSHDDVMALRSEITARIQRAEALSGTEERRAENQRLHGVYLEMLQVERRELERLTRARRISREVAHRIELDIDVEESRASAQRRA, from the coding sequence ATGATCGAGACCGCTGTCGAGCTCACGACGGCCCTCTTCTGCATCGTCGTCCTGCTCGGCGTCCTGGCCCGCCGGGTGGCGTTCCCCTTCCCGATCCTCCTCGTCCTGGCCGGCGTAGGGCTCGGGCTGCTCCCGTTGATGCCCAAGGTGACGATCGATCCCGATCTCATCTTCGTGATCGTGCTCCCGCCGCTCCTGTACTCGGCGGCTGTCGCGATGCCCTGGCACGAGTTCCGAGCGAATCTCTGGCCGATCATCAGCCTCGCCGTGGGACTCGTCCTCGCGACGACCGCCGCGGTGGCGTTCGTCGCTCACGCTCTGGTGCCGGGCCTTCCTCTCGCGGCGGCCGCGACGCTGGGCGCGATCGTCTCGCCGACCGACGCGATCTCCGCCACCGCGATTGCCCGACGACTGCGCATTCCCCATCGAGTCCTCACGATCCTCGAGGGAGAAAGCCTCGTGAACGACGCGAGCGGGCTCGTCGCCTACCAAATCGCCGTTGCCGCGACGGTGACGGGCATCTTCACGTGGCAGGGTGTCGGCCTCGAGTTCGCCGTCGTCGGCGTCGGCGGGATCGTGATCGGCCTCGCGATGGGCTGGCTGATCGCGCAAGCACTTCGCTTCGTGGAGGAGTCGGCGTCCGAGATCACCGTGTCGCTCGTGACACCGTACATCGTCTTCCTCTCTGCCGAGCAGGCCCAGGCTTCCGGCGTGCTAGCGGTCGTCGCGACCGGGATCTACCTACGCTCGAGGCGCACCGAAATCTTCTCGCCCGACGGGCGGGTCGAGCACGCGGCCATATGGGACGTCATCGAATACCTCATCAACGGCCTCGTTTTCCTCCTCATCGGGCTGCAGCTCAAATCCGTCGTCGAGGGCCTTCCCGCCTGGCCACTGGAGGACATTCTGCTGTACGTCCTCGCGATCAGCGCTGTAGTGCTCGGGGTGCGCATCCTCTGGGTCTTTCCGGCGTCACGAGCAACGCGCTTGGTCCGCACGCGCCTCGGCGGTCAGGACCCGGGTCTTTCGTGGCAGAGCCAACTGATCATCAGCTGGGCCGGGATGCGCGGGGTGATCTCGCTGGCCGCCGCCCTCGCTCTCCCGGCCACGATTCATCACGGCGCGCCCTTTCCGGACCGGAGCGTGATCGTCTTCCTCACGTTCTCCGTCATCCTGACGACCCTGATTCTGAACGGGCTCACTCTACCCCTGCTCATTCGTCGCCTCGGCGCGAGCCCCGACGAGATTGAAGAGGAGAGCGAGATGCGAGCCCGCGTGACGATCATGCGGTCCGCCGTCGAAGAGCTCGACCGACGTGCTGCAGACGGAGCCCTCCCGTTGTCGCACGACGACGTCATGGCGTTGCGCAGCGAGATCACCGCGCGGATCCAACGCGCGGAGGCGCTCAGTGGCACCGAGGAACGACGGGCCGAGAACCAGCGGCTCCACGGAGTCTACCTCGAGATGCTGCAGGTCGAACGCCGCGAACTCGAGCGACTCACGCGCGCCCGCCGCATCAGCCGCGAGGTCGCGCACCGCATCGAACTCGACATCGACGTCGAGGAGAGCCGCGCGAGCGCACAACGCCGCGCCTGA
- the secA gene encoding preprotein translocase subunit SecA: MLGGLVRKVFGTKNDRELKRLQPLVHEISNLEPEIEALSDDGLRARTAGFKEQLEQGADVDDLLVPAFAVAREGAKRALGMRPFDVQLVGGMVLHHGRIAEMRTGEGKTLVATLPVYLNALTGKGVHVVTVNDYLASRDAEWMGRMYNFLGLSWGVVVHGIDDQTRRNAYQADITYGQNNEFGFDYLRDNMKFSLEDYVQRDLNFAIVDEVDSILVDEARTPLIISGPSEDSTDRYAVINQIVPKLKQGKTTEKGEAEDGDFAIDEKMKQVILTEQGVARSEELLNIDNLYDTSQIDTLHHLTQSLRAHSLFHLDTDYVVKEGEVIIVDEFTGRMMEGRRWSDGLHQAIEAKEGVKIERENQTLATVTFQNYFRMYDKLAGMTGTADTEAIEFKKIYDLDVMVVPTHRDMVRKDHPDVVYKTEPEKFEAVIDEIEECRETGQPVLVGTITIDKSERLSALLKRRGVKHHVLNAKAHGREAEIVAQAGRLGAVTISTNMAGRGTDIVLGGNAEAMAVAQIGRRDPEDPEFKEAIAKHEAEFEGEREQVLEAGGLHIVGTERHESRRIDNQLRGRSGRQGDPGSSRFFLSLEDDLLRIFGAERIQGLMTRLGMEEGEPIEHKMLTRAIQNAQTKVEGHNFDMRKHLLEYDDVMNKQREVVYNKRLETLGGEHLSEEVHELTADVAQGVIDTAVDTAVVSTEWEWDAIGTGVLERFGLHFDVAEEEREGLLPEDLQERIMEAVKAVYAAREEQFTPEVMRHLERVVLLRTIDQQWKDHLLNMDRLKEGVGLRGYGQQNPLQAYQKEGFAMFNEMMDRIHTEAVRSLFTVQVKQEQDLEDMEERRPKQQGVTLSHGAVSEAAAAQTPVRNDGDKTGRNDPCPCGSGKKFKKCHGR, from the coding sequence ATGTTGGGTGGACTCGTCAGGAAGGTCTTCGGAACGAAGAACGATCGAGAGCTCAAGAGGCTCCAGCCTCTCGTTCACGAGATCAGCAACCTGGAGCCGGAGATCGAAGCGTTGTCCGACGACGGGCTGCGGGCCCGCACTGCAGGCTTCAAGGAGCAGTTGGAACAGGGCGCCGACGTCGACGATCTGCTCGTACCGGCCTTCGCGGTCGCGCGGGAGGGGGCGAAACGGGCTCTCGGGATGCGCCCGTTCGACGTCCAGCTCGTCGGCGGCATGGTCTTGCACCACGGTCGAATCGCCGAGATGCGCACCGGTGAGGGAAAGACGCTCGTCGCGACGCTGCCGGTCTATCTGAACGCACTCACCGGCAAGGGTGTTCACGTCGTCACCGTCAACGACTATCTGGCTTCGCGCGACGCGGAGTGGATGGGCCGGATGTACAATTTCCTAGGGTTGAGCTGGGGAGTCGTCGTCCACGGAATCGACGATCAGACCCGGCGAAACGCCTATCAGGCGGACATCACGTACGGGCAGAACAACGAGTTCGGATTCGACTACCTCCGCGACAACATGAAGTTCTCGCTCGAGGACTACGTCCAGCGAGATCTCAATTTCGCCATCGTCGATGAGGTCGACTCCATTCTCGTCGATGAGGCTCGTACGCCCCTCATCATCTCCGGGCCGTCGGAGGATTCCACCGATCGATACGCGGTGATCAACCAGATCGTTCCCAAGCTCAAGCAGGGGAAGACGACCGAGAAGGGCGAAGCCGAGGACGGCGACTTCGCGATCGACGAGAAGATGAAGCAGGTGATCCTCACCGAGCAGGGCGTTGCTCGCTCGGAGGAACTCCTCAACATCGACAACCTCTACGACACGAGCCAGATCGACACTCTTCATCACCTCACGCAGTCGCTTCGGGCCCATTCGTTGTTCCATCTCGACACCGACTACGTCGTGAAGGAAGGCGAGGTCATCATCGTCGACGAGTTCACCGGCCGCATGATGGAAGGCCGACGCTGGTCCGACGGGCTTCACCAGGCGATCGAGGCCAAGGAAGGTGTGAAGATCGAGCGCGAGAACCAGACGCTCGCGACAGTTACCTTCCAGAACTACTTCCGGATGTACGACAAGCTCGCCGGCATGACGGGCACCGCGGATACCGAGGCCATCGAGTTCAAGAAGATCTACGACCTCGACGTGATGGTCGTTCCGACGCACCGGGACATGGTCCGCAAGGACCATCCCGACGTGGTCTACAAGACCGAGCCGGAGAAGTTCGAAGCCGTCATCGACGAGATCGAAGAGTGCCGGGAGACGGGCCAGCCAGTCCTCGTCGGCACCATCACGATCGACAAGTCCGAGAGGCTCTCGGCGTTGCTCAAGCGCCGCGGCGTGAAGCACCACGTCCTGAACGCGAAGGCGCACGGTCGCGAGGCCGAGATCGTCGCGCAGGCCGGTAGGCTCGGCGCCGTTACGATCTCGACGAACATGGCCGGTCGTGGCACCGACATCGTGCTCGGCGGCAACGCGGAAGCAATGGCGGTGGCGCAGATTGGCCGTCGGGATCCGGAGGATCCCGAGTTCAAGGAAGCGATCGCCAAGCACGAGGCGGAGTTCGAAGGAGAGCGCGAGCAGGTGCTGGAGGCAGGCGGTCTCCACATCGTCGGTACGGAGCGCCACGAGTCACGGCGCATCGACAACCAGCTCCGCGGACGGTCGGGTCGTCAGGGCGACCCGGGCTCGTCCCGTTTCTTCCTGTCGCTCGAAGACGATCTGCTCCGCATCTTCGGCGCCGAGCGCATCCAGGGGCTCATGACGCGGCTGGGAATGGAGGAGGGGGAACCGATCGAGCACAAGATGCTCACCCGCGCCATTCAGAACGCGCAGACGAAGGTCGAAGGGCACAACTTCGACATGCGTAAGCACCTCCTCGAGTACGACGACGTCATGAACAAGCAGCGCGAGGTGGTCTACAACAAGCGCCTCGAAACTCTCGGCGGCGAACATCTGTCAGAGGAAGTCCACGAGCTGACGGCGGATGTCGCCCAGGGTGTGATCGATACCGCCGTCGACACGGCCGTGGTCTCTACGGAGTGGGAGTGGGATGCGATCGGAACCGGAGTCCTCGAGCGCTTCGGGTTGCACTTCGACGTCGCGGAGGAGGAGCGCGAGGGGCTTCTTCCCGAAGACCTCCAGGAGCGCATCATGGAGGCCGTCAAGGCCGTCTATGCGGCCCGCGAAGAGCAGTTCACACCGGAGGTCATGCGTCACCTCGAGCGTGTCGTGCTGCTGCGGACGATCGATCAGCAGTGGAAGGACCACCTGCTCAATATGGATCGCCTGAAGGAGGGCGTCGGGCTGCGCGGCTACGGCCAGCAGAACCCGCTGCAGGCCTACCAGAAGGAAGGTTTTGCGATGTTCAACGAGATGATGGACCGCATTCACACCGAAGCGGTTCGGAGTCTCTTCACGGTGCAGGTGAAGCAAGAACAGGATCTCGAAGACATGGAGGAGCGGCGCCCTAAGCAGCAGGGGGTGACGCTCTCGCACGGTGCCGTCTCT
- a CDS encoding thiamine pyrophosphate-binding protein produces MGQLHGGQIVARALANEGVKFVFTLCGGHVMSIYDGCIDHGIGVIDVRHEQTAAHAADGWGRVTGEPGVAIVTAGPGLTDAVTGVATAQRAKAPMVIIGGQAPRGYQDMGGLQDMNHVELMRPITKWSVAVPDSARLGEYVSTAFRIATTNVPGPVFLEMPLDFLFDSVEEENCVFPTQYRTKAGLAGDPEYIESAVDVLRRAERPVCLVGSQYWWSRRRDAYLPFLETFDMPVFVNGMARGSIPPEHPSWMTLARKDALRRADVVMIFGTPLDFRLGYGKATHIAEDAKLIQIDLDGGEIGRNRAIEVGIVGDTGMVMEQLTAVAKKSGFQSSLYGTWTNEIRGIDRDRRAATEPEMRSDAVPVNPVRACAEIDGVLDEDTIVIGDGGDFVGTAANVLKIRKPGHWLDAGPLGTLGAGPGFAMAAKLAHPKSNVIIVYGDGSFGLNGFEFEAMARQKINVVGVIGNDAAWQQIRRGQVQIYGPDRSVACALDYTRYDQVGEALGCHGEYVERPEEVRPALVRALGAGRPAIVNIKIGASDFRKDAISV; encoded by the coding sequence ATGGGACAGCTTCACGGAGGACAAATCGTCGCCCGCGCGCTCGCCAACGAGGGAGTGAAGTTCGTCTTCACCCTTTGCGGAGGGCACGTGATGTCGATCTACGATGGGTGCATCGATCACGGCATCGGTGTGATCGACGTACGCCACGAGCAGACCGCGGCCCATGCGGCCGACGGCTGGGGCCGGGTCACGGGCGAGCCGGGTGTGGCGATCGTGACCGCCGGCCCCGGACTGACCGATGCCGTGACCGGCGTCGCAACCGCGCAGCGTGCCAAAGCGCCCATGGTCATCATCGGCGGGCAGGCGCCGCGAGGCTACCAGGACATGGGTGGCCTGCAGGACATGAATCACGTCGAGCTGATGCGTCCGATCACTAAATGGTCGGTTGCAGTGCCTGACTCCGCGCGTCTCGGCGAGTACGTGTCGACCGCGTTCCGGATCGCGACCACAAACGTCCCCGGTCCCGTTTTCTTGGAGATGCCGCTCGATTTCCTGTTCGACAGCGTCGAAGAGGAGAACTGCGTCTTCCCGACCCAGTACCGCACGAAGGCCGGACTCGCCGGCGACCCGGAATACATCGAGTCGGCGGTCGACGTCCTCCGTCGCGCCGAGCGCCCGGTTTGCCTCGTGGGCAGCCAGTACTGGTGGTCGCGTCGTCGCGATGCCTACCTGCCGTTCCTCGAGACGTTCGACATGCCTGTCTTCGTGAACGGTATGGCGCGGGGGTCGATCCCGCCCGAGCATCCCTCGTGGATGACGCTCGCCAGGAAAGACGCGCTGCGCCGTGCCGACGTCGTCATGATCTTCGGGACCCCTCTCGACTTCCGTCTGGGCTATGGCAAAGCGACGCACATCGCCGAAGACGCGAAGCTCATCCAGATTGACCTCGACGGCGGGGAGATTGGCCGGAATCGAGCGATCGAGGTTGGTATCGTCGGCGACACCGGGATGGTGATGGAGCAGTTGACCGCCGTCGCGAAGAAGAGCGGGTTCCAGTCGAGCCTCTACGGGACGTGGACCAACGAGATCCGCGGCATCGACCGCGACAGACGCGCGGCGACCGAGCCCGAGATGCGTTCCGATGCCGTGCCCGTGAACCCCGTGCGCGCTTGCGCCGAGATCGACGGCGTTCTCGACGAGGACACCATCGTGATCGGCGATGGTGGCGACTTCGTCGGGACTGCGGCGAACGTATTGAAGATCCGCAAGCCGGGGCATTGGCTCGACGCCGGACCGCTCGGTACCCTGGGCGCCGGCCCGGGGTTCGCGATGGCGGCGAAGCTGGCCCACCCCAAGAGTAACGTCATCATCGTTTACGGCGACGGATCGTTCGGTCTGAACGGCTTCGAATTCGAAGCGATGGCGCGACAGAAGATTAATGTGGTCGGCGTGATCGGCAACGATGCCGCGTGGCAGCAGATCCGCCGCGGGCAGGTGCAGATCTACGGTCCGGACCGGTCCGTGGCCTGCGCGCTGGACTACACGCGCTACGACCAGGTTGGCGAGGCTCTGGGTTGCCACGGCGAGTACGTAGAGCGCCCGGAAGAGGTACGCCCCGCGCTGGTGCGGGCCCTGGGCGCCGGCCGGCCGGCAATCGTGAACATCAAGATCGGCGCCAGCGACTTCCGCAAGGACGCCATTTCGGTCTGA
- the yihA gene encoding ribosome biogenesis GTP-binding protein YihA/YsxC: MTRRRERAPWHFAGAVSAGGTPPVLEFPEVAFAGKSNVGKSSLINNITRTRGLARTSRTPGRTQQINFFLGIEEIVFADLPGYGWARAPRPVREAWRPLVEEYLVGRETLRGVVVIVDSRRGLGDEDRQLLDFLAEHEIPVVPVLSKIDKLKQGERVRQLRTAKEELDGVIPFSAMTGEGERDLWRRLTDLAALG; this comes from the coding sequence GTGACGCGCCGCCGCGAGCGGGCGCCCTGGCACTTTGCGGGCGCCGTCAGTGCCGGTGGGACGCCGCCGGTTCTGGAGTTCCCCGAGGTCGCCTTTGCCGGCAAATCCAACGTCGGGAAGTCCAGCCTGATCAACAACATCACGCGGACGCGTGGACTTGCGCGTACGAGTCGAACCCCGGGTCGCACCCAGCAGATCAACTTCTTCCTCGGGATCGAGGAGATCGTCTTCGCGGACCTGCCGGGGTACGGCTGGGCTCGAGCTCCGAGGCCCGTTCGAGAGGCTTGGCGACCTCTCGTGGAGGAGTATCTGGTCGGGCGCGAGACCCTGCGCGGCGTCGTCGTCATCGTCGACTCCCGACGGGGCCTCGGGGATGAGGATCGGCAACTTCTCGACTTCCTGGCCGAGCATGAGATCCCGGTCGTGCCGGTTCTCTCGAAGATCGACAAGCTCAAACAGGGGGAGCGCGTGCGCCAGCTCCGAACGGCGAAGGAGGAGCTCGATGGCGTCATCCCGTTCTCCGCGATGACCGGCGAGGGCGAGCGCGATCTGTGGCGTCGATTGACGGATCTCGCGGCCCTCGGTTAG
- a CDS encoding molybdopterin-binding protein, with protein sequence MADRTAGIIVIGNEILSGKVTDANSPFMAQGLRELGVELRRIVTIPDEVDLIAEEVRSFGEAYDIVFTSGGVGPTHDDVTMEGIARGLDRKVIVHPKLEEGIRAFIEGEVNAAQLKMAEVPDGAVLIQDANLGFPTIQVENIYILPGIPEILVKKFNGLRSRFQAEPYYLKVIYSSWNESAIADSLNQTMREFPELMLGSYPKIAHPEYRVKLTIESKDEAYVQRAFDRLLDLLTADAVVRTE encoded by the coding sequence ATGGCGGATCGCACGGCCGGAATCATCGTCATCGGAAACGAGATCCTCTCGGGCAAGGTGACGGACGCGAACTCGCCGTTCATGGCCCAAGGGCTGCGTGAGCTCGGGGTCGAGCTCCGCCGGATCGTTACGATCCCCGACGAAGTCGACTTGATCGCCGAAGAGGTTCGATCGTTCGGTGAGGCGTACGACATCGTCTTCACCTCCGGAGGGGTCGGGCCGACTCACGATGACGTCACGATGGAGGGCATCGCGCGAGGTCTCGACCGCAAGGTGATCGTTCACCCCAAGCTCGAAGAGGGCATCCGTGCTTTCATCGAGGGCGAAGTGAATGCGGCACAGCTCAAGATGGCGGAAGTGCCCGACGGCGCCGTTCTGATCCAGGACGCGAATCTCGGATTCCCGACGATCCAGGTGGAGAACATCTACATCCTCCCGGGCATTCCCGAGATCCTGGTGAAGAAGTTCAACGGCCTTCGGAGCCGGTTCCAGGCGGAGCCGTACTACCTGAAGGTCATCTACTCGAGCTGGAACGAGAGCGCGATCGCGGACTCGTTGAACCAGACGATGCGCGAGTTTCCCGAGTTGATGCTCGGCAGCTATCCCAAGATCGCGCACCCGGAATATCGGGTGAAGCTCACGATCGAGTCGAAGGATGAGGCGTACGTGCAGAGGGCGTTCGATCGGCTGCTGGATCTTTTGACGGCAGATGCCGTCGTTCGAACCGAGTAA
- a CDS encoding BolA family transcriptional regulator: MTRSDKIEDKLKTALTADHVEVEDDSARHAGHAGASGGAGHFNVIVVAAQFEGRNRVARHRAVYAALDDMMPTEIHALSARTFTPAEWRGQS; encoded by the coding sequence ATGACGCGGTCAGACAAGATCGAAGACAAGCTCAAAACCGCCCTCACCGCCGACCACGTCGAGGTCGAAGACGACAGCGCCCGCCACGCGGGCCACGCCGGCGCCTCGGGCGGCGCCGGCCACTTCAACGTGATCGTCGTCGCCGCCCAGTTCGAGGGCCGGAATCGGGTCGCCCGCCACCGAGCCGTCTACGCGGCGCTCGACGACATGATGCCGACCGAGATCCACGCGTTATCAGCCCGCACCTTCACGCCAGCCGAGTGGCGCGGCCAGTCTTGA
- the murI gene encoding glutamate racemase — protein MAKARGTPPKKKVAKKANGRPVRPRADQAIGVFDSGVGGLTVLHELSRQMPRENLIYLGDTARVPYGPKSGETITRYAIETADFFVDRGVKLMVVACNTTTALALDLLRQRYPIPVIGVIEPGARAALKATRNQRVGVIGTEATVASGAYAQHLRAVAPEVEIFTRACPMFVPLAEEGWTANDVARRTVATYLASLKKSGIDTMILGCTHYPLLAKAIGDYMGPRVRLVDSAEETAREVKKVLSAEKLARKTGKGSASFFVTDLAERFTRIGERFYGSSVSSAVRVVLRDG, from the coding sequence ATGGCCAAGGCGCGCGGTACGCCCCCCAAGAAGAAGGTCGCCAAGAAGGCGAACGGACGTCCGGTCCGTCCGAGGGCCGATCAGGCGATCGGCGTCTTCGATTCCGGAGTGGGTGGCCTCACGGTTCTGCACGAGCTGTCGCGCCAGATGCCGCGCGAGAACCTGATCTATTTGGGAGACACCGCGCGGGTTCCGTACGGGCCCAAGTCCGGTGAGACCATCACCCGGTACGCGATCGAGACCGCGGACTTCTTCGTCGACCGGGGGGTGAAGCTCATGGTCGTCGCCTGCAACACGACGACGGCGCTGGCGTTGGACCTGCTGCGTCAGCGCTACCCAATTCCGGTCATCGGTGTGATCGAGCCCGGCGCGCGGGCTGCGCTCAAGGCGACGCGCAATCAGCGGGTCGGCGTCATCGGCACGGAGGCGACGGTTGCCAGCGGCGCGTACGCGCAGCACCTCCGCGCGGTCGCCCCGGAGGTGGAGATATTCACTCGGGCCTGTCCCATGTTCGTGCCTCTGGCGGAGGAGGGTTGGACCGCGAACGACGTCGCGCGCCGGACGGTGGCGACCTACCTCGCGAGCCTGAAGAAGAGCGGGATCGATACGATGATCCTCGGCTGCACCCACTACCCACTCCTAGCCAAGGCCATCGGCGATTACATGGGGCCGCGTGTGCGTCTGGTCGACTCGGCTGAAGAGACGGCGCGCGAGGTGAAGAAGGTTCTCTCGGCCGAGAAGCTCGCGCGCAAGACCGGGAAGGGCTCCGCGAGCTTCTTCGTGACGGACCTCGCTGAGCGATTCACGCGGATTGGGGAACGCTTCTACGGCTCGAGCGTGTCTTCGGCCGTACGCGTCGTTCTCCGCGACGGATAG
- a CDS encoding tetratricopeptide repeat protein, with product MRGTSRLIGLVLFLGTLGVFWPLGDAGFVNYDDPGYVYDNPHVVAGWTAEGAQWAFQSFHKANFHPLTWLSHMADVDLFGVAPGPHHLVNVLFHALNAVLLFGFLVRATSAPWPSAFAAALFALHPLHVESVAWISERKDVLSTFFWMLTLHAYLSWVRVGGVPRYLAVLALLLAGLLSKPLVVTLPCVLLLLDLWPLGRTPWVSGVRGEGAPLVAPSSPSRLLLEKLPMLALVLLASLVTLLAQDAGGAVVGTPALGVGARVVNAIIAYVWYLEKTILPTGLAVLYPHPYLLAGSTPAATAWLGPLWVLLGVTVVTLWQAVGRPYLLVGWLWFLGTLVPMIGLVQVGAQATADRYSYVPLIGLFVGVAWLGAEIAARARWRRLTVAGVAVLLLVLCLVGTRAQLSHWESARAMAARSIAVTQGNFVMHYNLGLALQGEGDFEGARRQYERAVALEPTNAKFHLNLAVVLVELGDYVDGIGRYRVAMILAPREGAAANNLAWLLATHPDGALRDGPESVRLARTALRWSGGQDAQALDTLAAAHAEAGDFIVAVRKARAAVRAARREGQPELARRVEGRLREYEAGRPHRERIRPRGGH from the coding sequence ATGCGGGGGACGAGCCGGTTGATCGGGCTGGTCCTGTTCCTGGGTACCCTCGGGGTTTTCTGGCCACTGGGTGATGCCGGGTTCGTGAACTACGACGACCCCGGCTACGTCTACGACAACCCGCACGTCGTAGCGGGGTGGACCGCCGAAGGGGCGCAGTGGGCGTTTCAGTCCTTCCACAAGGCGAACTTCCACCCGCTGACGTGGCTCTCGCACATGGCCGACGTCGACCTGTTCGGTGTCGCTCCGGGACCGCATCACCTGGTGAACGTGCTCTTCCACGCACTGAATGCGGTGCTTCTGTTCGGGTTTCTCGTCCGCGCGACCAGTGCGCCGTGGCCGAGCGCATTCGCCGCCGCGCTGTTCGCGCTGCATCCGTTGCACGTCGAGTCCGTCGCTTGGATCTCGGAGCGGAAGGACGTGCTCTCCACCTTCTTCTGGATGCTGACGCTCCACGCGTACCTTTCCTGGGTCCGTGTGGGTGGGGTGCCGAGGTATCTCGCCGTGCTCGCATTGCTGCTGGCGGGCCTCTTGTCGAAGCCCCTGGTGGTGACGCTGCCGTGCGTGCTCTTGCTCCTGGACCTGTGGCCGCTGGGGCGTACGCCCTGGGTGTCGGGCGTGCGCGGGGAGGGGGCGCCGCTCGTCGCACCATCGTCGCCGAGCCGGTTGCTCTTGGAGAAGCTCCCGATGTTGGCGCTCGTCCTTCTCGCCAGCCTCGTGACGCTCCTCGCGCAGGATGCAGGCGGCGCGGTCGTCGGGACGCCCGCTCTGGGCGTCGGCGCCCGCGTCGTGAACGCGATCATCGCCTACGTTTGGTACCTCGAGAAGACGATCCTGCCGACGGGGCTGGCCGTCCTCTATCCGCATCCGTACCTGCTGGCGGGTTCGACGCCCGCCGCCACGGCCTGGCTCGGTCCGCTCTGGGTGCTGCTGGGGGTGACGGTGGTGACGCTCTGGCAGGCCGTCGGTCGGCCCTATCTCCTCGTGGGTTGGCTCTGGTTTCTCGGAACGCTGGTCCCGATGATCGGGTTGGTTCAGGTCGGTGCTCAGGCAACGGCCGACCGGTACTCGTATGTGCCGCTGATCGGCCTGTTCGTCGGCGTGGCCTGGCTCGGTGCGGAGATCGCCGCGCGCGCGCGGTGGCGGCGTCTGACCGTGGCTGGCGTCGCGGTCCTCCTCCTGGTCCTGTGTCTGGTCGGGACCCGTGCGCAGTTGTCCCATTGGGAGAGTGCACGCGCGATGGCGGCGCGCTCGATCGCCGTCACCCAGGGCAACTTCGTGATGCACTACAACCTCGGGCTGGCCCTTCAGGGAGAGGGCGACTTCGAGGGGGCGCGTCGGCAGTATGAGCGTGCGGTTGCGCTCGAGCCGACGAACGCCAAGTTCCATCTGAACCTCGCCGTCGTTCTGGTCGAGCTCGGTGACTACGTAGACGGCATCGGACGCTATAGAGTCGCTATGATTCTAGCGCCGCGAGAAGGCGCTGCGGCGAACAATCTCGCGTGGCTGCTGGCGACCCATCCGGATGGTGCGCTCCGCGATGGTCCCGAGTCCGTTCGATTGGCCCGGACTGCGCTGCGCTGGAGCGGCGGACAGGACGCCCAGGCGCTCGACACTCTCGCGGCCGCCCACGCGGAAGCAGGGGACTTCATCGTGGCGGTCCGGAAGGCGAGGGCCGCGGTTCGCGCCGCTCGGAGGGAGGGTCAGCCGGAGCTGGCACGGAGGGTCGAGGGCCGCCTCCGCGAGTACGAGGCGGGGCGTCCGCATCGTGAGAGGATTCGCCCGCGCGGGGGACATTAG